The window AATTTACCTTCCACTAAATTTACTTGCCAATTAGATGCTCAAGGACTTAATTTTAGCTGTAATGGTTATGGACATGGTGTAGGTATGTGTCAATATGGAGCTCAAGATTTGGCCAAGGCTGGTAAAAATTATCGGGAAATTTTAAAACACTATTATCGCGGTGTGGAAATTGGCATTATTGAAGGAGCGGGGTTTTAAAAACCAAAAAATGGTTAGCCTACTAATGAGGTGATTCTATGGCTAATCATGTAAATAAACAGCGTTTTTTAATTTTCTTGGCCGTCATTTTGCTGCTACTTGCTTTGGGGATTCCTTTCCTCCCAGAAAAAAAAGAGACTTTTACTGAGGTAGAAATTATGCCTAGTGAAGAACCTGTAGAAGTAAAGGAGGAAATGGCTGATTTAAGTGAATTGATTTGGCCGCTAGAGGGACAAGTTTTACGGGGTGTAGGTTTGTCTTATGCTCAAACCTTTGGTGATTATCGTTATCATAATGGGCTAGATATTAAAGCTCAGCGTGGTGAGGAAATTGTGGCTGCTTTAGCAGGTAAAGTCAAAAGTATTGAAACTAGTAAAGGTTTTGGTGTTAAATTAATTTTGGATCATGGTGAAGATCTATTTAGTGAATATGCACATTTGGAAAGTGTTTATCTGCGTGAGGGTGAATATTGTCGGCAAGGGGAACCTTTGGGAGTGGTAAATCAACCGGGTTTGAATGAGATTTTAGAAGGACCGCATTTGCATTTTGTTTTGAAAAAGGCAGGGGAAATAATTGATCCTTGGGAGTATTTACCATAAAAAATTGCCCTGTTTAACAGGGCAAGTATTCTACATTTGGGGAATTTTTTATCATTAGTGGGTTGTTTTGCATTTTTTCGGAATTCGTTCATATATATTTACAAAGAAAGATAAGTGAGCGGAGGAGAAAAATGCAAGATTATATTAGAAAGCGGGTTTTGGAGGTTTGTCATTATATGTTGGATACAACCGCTACTGTAAGGCAAACAGCGGCTGTTTTTGGGGTAAGTAAAAGTACTATTCATAAGGATATGACAGAAAGACTGCCGATGATTAATCAGGAATTAGCTAGACAAGTTAAATATGTATTAGAACGTAATAAAGCAGAAAGACATATTCGGGGTGGGGAAGCAACCAGGCGTAAATATAAAAAGGCACAGGAAAGTTAAATGTTCACTTTTGTCCCTAATTAGTAGTAATGGGGCTATAAAGAATTCATCAAAAGGAAAAAGGCGGAGGGAAAGGGTTCAGAGGATTCTGGATAAAGAGGACGTGTATGTGGAGCAGATCCGGGAGATGTTGGCAGAAAAGACTTATGTGCCCGGGGGCTATATTGAAGAACAGATTTGGGATCAGAATGGTCAAAAAGGGAGGACTGTTTTTAAGCCGAAGTACTATCCAGATCAGATTGTGCATTGGTGTTTAATGCGGGGTATGTATTATTGCCAGACATTATGCTTTAAGAGCAGTTAAGGAGTGGCTGAAGCGGGATTGGAAGTATACAAAGTATTGTGTGGAGATGGATAAAGTTTTATCCTTTGATTGATCAGGAAGTATTTTTGATAGTCATAAAGGGAGATTATCGATAGGTAATTATACTAGTCAATGGTTTAATTTTTATTATGTAAGATATATGGCTGATTTTTGTTTGGTCATAATAAAAATAAATTACATCAGCCTACAATGTTTGTCGAGTATCGTATTTTTAGGGAGTATCGTTTATTGGAAAAGGCTACTTCGTTGCGAATCAGCAATGGGATGAGTGGATTAGGAAAAAAGAAGTAATTGAGTATGTGGATGCAACCGCTTTTATAAGTTACTAAAGGAACGACTGATAGGGAAAACCCCTGTGGCACTTGCATGAAAGCCTGCAGGGGTTTTGGTCAGCGTATTGGTTCAGATATTGATTGCCTCTTTTTAAGGGTTGCTTGTCTTCTACTTTCTTGGACGATCTCGTCAGCAGTTGTGATTCTGGGGACGGGGATTTTTTTTCTTTGCCAAGATAAGGTCACTTTCCCCTTTATTTCCTCGGCGAGTTTTTCGATCTCCTTTTCTAAAAGTGCTTCTGAATCCTTTTTTCTTTTGTCAGGTATTAAAGAAGTAATTTTCTCGATCAGTTGTTTTTCTTCATTTAACCATTCCTGTTGTTTGGTTTCATCTGCGTGTTTTTTTAATGTCTGCTGTTTTTCAATTTGATATTCTAGAAACTGAGTTCTCAGATTTATCCATTTCCCTTCAATTGTAGGGCGGTGTGCATTATAAAGTTCATTAAAAGGAATGCAGGCCTCACACATTACTCCTAGATAATCCTTGGCTGTATATTTTTCAAGGATTTTTTCTTTTTTGTTTTGGAAATATGGTGGTAATTTTTGTTTTTGTTCAAAGGTAGTTAGCTTTTCTAGTAATTGCAGTTCTTTAAACTGCCTATGAAAGTTATCTTTTGTAGTTTGTTCCAAAAAGGCTCTTTGGGCTATATTGTTCATTTCCCGTAAATAAGTCCGTTCTCGATTCTTTTTCAAATAGATGGCTTTAAAGCCTTTGATTAGTCCACTGGTTTTTTGCCAAATATTCATTATTTCACCTCATTATTATTTTTATTACTTAAATTATAGATATTTTATGTCTGAATAGTCAAGTTTATTTGGGTATTAATAGATAACTAAACTTTAAAAGAGGGGGGAAATTCAGATCGCCAAGGGGGTGGAAATCATGTTATGATGTTTTCATAACATTTGAAGGAGATTGTGGTATGGTTCGCGATTATACGAAAAACAAGTTGTTGATTTTTATTTCTTTTTATAAAGGTCATTGGGGAATTTTTCTTTTAGATTTATTTTGTGCTTTAATGATGGCTCTGATTGATTTGGCTTTTCCACTTTTCAGCCGTTATGCCTTAAATCATCTGTTGCCAAATAATTTGTATACCTTCTTTTTTATTTTGGTAGGTAGTTTTGTGGTTATGTTTGCTCTGCGTTCAGTTTTTTCTTATATTGTTACTTATATTGGACATAACCTGGGGGTATTGATTGAGGCAGATATGCGTAAAGAGGTTTTTGGTCATTTGCAAACGTTGTCATTTAAGTTTTATGACCAACATCGTACAGGTCACTTGATGAGCCATGTGACGACTGATCTTTTTGATATCACGGAATTGGCTCATCATGGACCAGAGGATTTGTTTATTTCGCTGGTGACAATAATGGGGGCATTAATTATTTTGTTTCCGATTAATCCCTTTTTAACGGCGGTGTTGTTGGTTTTAATTCCTTTAACATTAATTTTTACAATTACACAGCGGCGGAGGATGAGCAGTGTTTCGCGGGGGGTTAAAGAGGAAACGGCACGTATTAATGCTGCTATTGAATCTAGTATTTCCGGAATACGGGTGGCAAAGGCCTTTGTTAATGAAGATTATGAAAAAGAGAAATTTGGTTATGGGAATGAGCAGTATAAAATAGCTAAAAGAGGTTATTATGCGGCGATGGCTGTTTTTCATAGTGGGGCGGAGTTTTTTATTAATCTTTTTAGTGTAGTTGTAATTGGTATTGGCGGTTATTTTATTATGCTGGAAAAAATAAATACCGTAGATCTATTAACTTTTATACTTTATATTAATGTTTTTTTGCAGCCGATTCGGAAGCTGACTCAGTTTGTAGAACAATATACTAGTGGGATGGCTGGTTTTTCTCGTTTTGTGGAAATCATGAATATTAAACCAGATATTGTGGATCAAGAAGGGGCCCAGCCTTTGCAGATTAATAAGGGGGAACTTGAATTTCGAAATGTTTCTTTTTCTTATAATGCTGATACCGCTGTATTAAAGCATCTTAATCTTACTGTTGCTGCTGGCAAAATGTTGGCGATTGTGGGACCTTCTGGTGGTGGTAAAACAACATTATGTCATTTAATTCCTCGCTTTTATGAAATCAATGAAGGGCAAATTTTACTAGATGGTCAGGATATTCGTACTGTAACTTTAAGTAGTTTGCGGCAAAACATTGGGATTGTTTCTCAAGATGTTTTTTTGTTTTCGGGAAGTGTATTAGAAAATATTCGTTATGCTAAATTAGAGGCTGCAGATGAAGAAGTTTATCAAGCTGCTCAAAGGGCAGAAATTTACGAAACAATTATGGAAATGCCATATGGGTTTGAAACTGAAGTGGGGGAACGAGGTGTCCTGCTTTCTGGCGGACAAAAGCAGCGGATAAGTATTGCCAGGATTTTTTTAAAAAACCCGCCAATTTTAATTTTAGATGAAGCTACTAGTGCTTTGGATACTGTTACTGAACAAAAAATACAAGCTTCTTTTCGGGAGTTGGCCAAGGGAAGAACAACTTTGGTGATTGCACATCGTCTTTCAACGGT of the Clostridia bacterium genome contains:
- a CDS encoding M23 family metallopeptidase, translating into MANHVNKQRFLIFLAVILLLLALGIPFLPEKKETFTEVEIMPSEEPVEVKEEMADLSELIWPLEGQVLRGVGLSYAQTFGDYRYHNGLDIKAQRGEEIVAALAGKVKSIETSKGFGVKLILDHGEDLFSEYAHLESVYLREGEYCRQGEPLGVVNQPGLNEILEGPHLHFVLKKAGEIIDPWEYLP
- the spoIIID gene encoding sporulation transcriptional regulator SpoIIID is translated as MQDYIRKRVLEVCHYMLDTTATVRQTAAVFGVSKSTIHKDMTERLPMINQELARQVKYVLERNKAERHIRGGEATRRKYKKAQES
- a CDS encoding ABC transporter ATP-binding protein, which produces MVRDYTKNKLLIFISFYKGHWGIFLLDLFCALMMALIDLAFPLFSRYALNHLLPNNLYTFFFILVGSFVVMFALRSVFSYIVTYIGHNLGVLIEADMRKEVFGHLQTLSFKFYDQHRTGHLMSHVTTDLFDITELAHHGPEDLFISLVTIMGALIILFPINPFLTAVLLVLIPLTLIFTITQRRRMSSVSRGVKEETARINAAIESSISGIRVAKAFVNEDYEKEKFGYGNEQYKIAKRGYYAAMAVFHSGAEFFINLFSVVVIGIGGYFIMLEKINTVDLLTFILYINVFLQPIRKLTQFVEQYTSGMAGFSRFVEIMNIKPDIVDQEGAQPLQINKGELEFRNVSFSYNADTAVLKHLNLTVAAGKMLAIVGPSGGGKTTLCHLIPRFYEINEGQILLDGQDIRTVTLSSLRQNIGIVSQDVFLFSGSVLENIRYAKLEAADEEVYQAAQRAEIYETIMEMPYGFETEVGERGVLLSGGQKQRISIARIFLKNPPILILDEATSALDTVTEQKIQASFRELAKGRTTLVIAHRLSTVKNADQIIYLDEKGIREAGSHNELLNLNGFYAQLYRTQFS